The Muricauda sp. SCSIO 65647 genome includes a region encoding these proteins:
- a CDS encoding acetyl/propionyl/methylcrotonyl-CoA carboxylase subunit alpha: MDKILVANRGEIAIRVMRTAKKMGIKTVAVFSEADRNAPHVRYADEAVCIGPPPSNQSYLLGDKIIEISKELGVDGIHPGYGFLSENAEFAEAVEKNGITFIGPKSHAIRVMGSKLAAKEAVKKYDIPMVPGIDEAITDVDKAHEIAREIGFPVLIKASAGGGGKGMRIVDREENLESQMTRAISEATSAFGDGSVFIEKYVTSPRHIEIQVMADTHGNILHFFERECSIQRRHQKVVEEAPSSVLTPELRHKMGVAATKVAEACDYVGAGTVEFLMDADLNFYFLEMNTRLQVEHPVSELISGVDLVELQIKVARGEKLDIKQEDLTINGHAMELRVYAEDPLNDFLPSVGKLEKYRLPVGEGIRVDNGFEEGMDIPIYYDPMLAKLVTYGKTREESISLMLQAIEAYEVVGVQTTLPFGTFVMQHEAFRSGKFDTHFVKNYYSPSAIQKNNEQDAKVAAMMALKKYFEDRKQLRIPTN; the protein is encoded by the coding sequence ATGGATAAAATTTTAGTAGCTAACAGAGGCGAAATTGCAATACGGGTGATGCGAACAGCAAAGAAAATGGGCATCAAAACCGTAGCTGTTTTTTCTGAGGCGGATAGAAATGCACCACATGTTCGATATGCTGACGAAGCGGTCTGTATCGGACCACCGCCTTCAAACCAATCATATCTACTCGGAGATAAGATCATCGAGATTTCAAAAGAGCTGGGTGTTGACGGTATACATCCCGGCTATGGATTTCTCAGTGAGAATGCAGAGTTTGCCGAGGCGGTAGAAAAGAACGGAATCACGTTCATCGGGCCAAAGTCGCACGCCATTCGGGTGATGGGAAGCAAATTGGCGGCAAAAGAGGCGGTAAAAAAATATGATATTCCCATGGTGCCCGGTATCGATGAGGCCATTACCGATGTCGACAAGGCCCACGAGATCGCCCGTGAAATAGGGTTTCCCGTATTGATCAAGGCATCTGCCGGTGGTGGCGGAAAGGGTATGCGCATCGTTGATCGTGAAGAAAACCTCGAATCGCAGATGACCCGTGCCATTAGTGAGGCCACTTCTGCTTTTGGTGATGGTTCGGTGTTCATTGAAAAATATGTCACCTCTCCCCGCCATATCGAAATTCAGGTAATGGCCGATACCCATGGCAATATCTTGCATTTCTTTGAACGGGAGTGTAGCATACAACGTCGCCACCAAAAAGTGGTCGAAGAGGCACCCTCATCGGTCTTGACCCCTGAACTGCGTCACAAAATGGGCGTTGCCGCCACCAAAGTGGCCGAAGCCTGTGATTATGTCGGGGCCGGTACCGTCGAGTTTTTGATGGATGCAGACCTCAATTTCTACTTCTTGGAAATGAATACGCGCTTGCAGGTCGAACATCCTGTTTCAGAATTGATTTCAGGGGTAGATCTTGTTGAATTGCAGATTAAGGTAGCCCGGGGAGAAAAATTGGACATCAAACAAGAAGACCTTACAATAAATGGCCATGCCATGGAGCTTCGGGTCTATGCTGAAGATCCATTGAACGATTTCTTGCCCAGTGTGGGTAAATTGGAAAAATACAGATTACCGGTGGGCGAGGGCATACGGGTCGATAATGGTTTTGAAGAGGGGATGGACATTCCCATATACTACGATCCCATGTTGGCCAAATTGGTTACCTACGGCAAAACCCGTGAAGAGTCCATTTCGCTTATGCTACAGGCCATTGAGGCCTATGAGGTCGTGGGCGTGCAGACAACGCTTCCGTTTGGCACGTTTGTGATGCAGCATGAGGCGTTTCGCTCAGGAAAGTTTGATACGCACTTTGTGAAAAATTACTATTCGCCCAGTGCCATCCAAAAAAATAATGAGCAAGATGCCAAAGTAGCGGCAATGATGGCCCTGAAAAAATATTTCGAAGATCGAAAACAACTACGAATTCCGACAAACTGA